In Fusarium oxysporum Fo47 chromosome VII, complete sequence, the following proteins share a genomic window:
- a CDS encoding putative aldehyde dehydrogenase: MVLRQIKTQYEKVLSYVDEGKKSSTLALGGKGSFDKTGGFFIEPTIFLDTAEDAKVMKEEIFGPVVNINVIKTEEEAIRKANDTEYGLYAAVYTKNIDRAMRVAKELNSGYVGINCTSPTTARDLPFGGYKSSGQGREGWLYSMDNFLEAKSVMMKVEGNGSKL; encoded by the coding sequence ATGGTCCTCAGGCAGATAAAGACGCAGTATGAGAAGGTTTTGTCTTATGTCGATGAGGGCAAGAAGTCAAGCACACTCGCACTTGGTGGGAAGGGGAGCTTTGATAAGACTGGCGGTTTCTTTATTGAGCCGACTATTTTCTTGGACACAGCAGAAGATGCCAAGGTCatgaaagaagagatcttTGGTCCCGTCGTCAACATCAATGTCAtcaagacagaagaagaggcaatcCGCAAAGCAAATGACACAGAGTACGGTCTGTACGCGGCAGTCTACACCAAGAACATCGACCGAGCTATGAGAGTTGCCAAAGAGCTCAATTCAGGCTATGTCGGTATTAACTGTACCAGCCCAACTACGGCGAGGGATTTGCCTTTTGGTGGTTACAAGTCGTCGGGCCAGGGGCGTGAAGGGTGGCTTTATAGTATGGATAACTTCTTGGAAGCCAAGagtgtcatgatgaaggttGAGGGAAACGGTTCCAAGCTGTAA